A window of the Butyricimonas virosa genome harbors these coding sequences:
- a CDS encoding bifunctional UDP-3-O-[3-hydroxymyristoyl] N-acetylglucosamine deacetylase/3-hydroxyacyl-ACP dehydratase, producing the protein MSVKQRTLKSEFSLNGKGLHTGKQVTATFKPAEENFGYRIRRMDLEGSPEIPALAEYVKLMDRASCLEKDGVCVFTMEHAMAALYGCGIDNCLIELSGEEFPILDGSAKYYVKEIEKVGFEEQKADRRYFTVKEQMEFCSEDGQTKITLLPDTDYNINLVVAYDSPYLQMQYATYSEKVTDFAKEIAPCRTFVFLRELEMLLQHNLIKGGDLDNAIVIVDREISQEEVNRLAKLFNHDSIEVKQGILNNLDLYFDNEPARHKLLDVIGDLSLCGRFIKGRVIAERPGHKANTSLAKKMCKAITQAEREDVRPDVDTTAEPLMDVNKVRALLPHRPPFLLVDKIYEVTDDIVIGCKNVTMNEPFFVGHFPEEPVMPGVLIVEAMAQCGGILVLNQVEDPENYSTYFVKIDGIKFRHKVVPGDTLVFKLVKIAPIRRGIVTMRGYAFVGKTLVCEVGEFMAQVAKTKK; encoded by the coding sequence ATGTCAGTAAAGCAAAGAACTTTAAAGAGTGAATTTTCTTTGAATGGAAAAGGCTTGCACACCGGGAAACAGGTGACTGCGACCTTTAAACCAGCTGAAGAGAACTTTGGCTATCGAATACGTCGAATGGATTTGGAGGGATCTCCTGAAATTCCAGCTTTGGCTGAATATGTAAAATTAATGGATCGTGCCAGTTGTCTGGAAAAGGACGGCGTGTGCGTGTTCACCATGGAGCATGCGATGGCAGCTCTTTACGGGTGTGGAATTGACAACTGCCTGATCGAGTTAAGCGGGGAAGAATTCCCGATCTTGGACGGTAGTGCTAAATATTACGTGAAAGAGATAGAGAAAGTAGGTTTTGAAGAACAAAAAGCTGATAGACGCTACTTTACAGTGAAAGAGCAAATGGAATTTTGTAGTGAGGACGGGCAGACGAAAATCACGTTATTGCCGGACACCGACTATAATATAAATTTGGTCGTTGCTTACGATTCTCCTTACTTGCAAATGCAGTATGCTACTTATTCTGAAAAAGTAACCGATTTTGCGAAAGAGATTGCCCCGTGTCGGACATTCGTGTTCCTGCGCGAGTTGGAAATGCTTTTGCAGCACAATCTGATCAAAGGCGGGGATTTGGATAACGCGATTGTGATTGTTGATCGTGAAATCTCTCAAGAAGAGGTGAACCGTCTGGCTAAATTGTTCAACCACGATTCTATCGAGGTGAAACAGGGTATTTTGAATAATTTGGACCTGTACTTTGACAATGAACCGGCTCGTCATAAATTGCTGGATGTTATCGGGGATCTGTCTTTATGCGGGCGTTTTATCAAGGGACGTGTTATCGCGGAGAGACCGGGTCATAAAGCAAACACTAGCTTGGCCAAGAAAATGTGTAAGGCCATCACGCAGGCGGAAAGAGAAGATGTTCGTCCCGACGTGGACACGACGGCCGAACCGTTAATGGATGTGAATAAGGTGAGAGCCTTGTTGCCTCATCGTCCTCCTTTCCTGTTGGTTGATAAGATTTACGAGGTGACGGATGACATCGTGATCGGTTGCAAGAATGTCACCATGAACGAACCTTTCTTCGTGGGGCACTTCCCGGAAGAACCGGTAATGCCGGGCGTGCTAATCGTGGAAGCGATGGCGCAATGCGGGGGAATTCTAGTGTTGAATCAGGTGGAAGATCCGGAGAACTATTCCACCTATTTCGTGAAAATAGATGGAATCAAATTCCGTCATAAAGTTGTTCCGGGCGATACGCTAGTCTTTAAGCTGGTGAAGATTGCTCCTATCCGTCGCGGGATCGTGACGATGAGAGGGTACGCTTTTGTCGGTAAAACGTTAGTTTGTGAAGTGGGTGAATTCATGGCCCAGGTTGCAAAAACGAAAAAATAG
- the lpxA gene encoding acyl-ACP--UDP-N-acetylglucosamine O-acyltransferase, with product MKQPLAYVHPEAQIADNVVIEPFVTIDKNVVIEEGTRIGSNVTILEGAHIGKNCKIFPGAVISAIPQDLKFKGEKTIVEIGDNTTIRECATINRGTAAKGVTKVGSNCLIMAYVHIAHDCEIGDNCIITNACQLAGEVVVDDFAIIGGMSAVHQFVHIGRHVMIQGGSLIGKDVPPYVKAGRLPLSYAGVNSIGLRRRGFVNEKINEIQDIYRILFQSGLNNSDAVERIEAEMPASKERDEIIMFVRNSKRGVMKGYMG from the coding sequence ATGAAACAACCGTTAGCTTATGTTCATCCTGAAGCTCAGATCGCGGATAACGTGGTGATTGAGCCTTTTGTGACAATTGATAAGAATGTTGTCATTGAGGAGGGAACAAGAATTGGTTCGAATGTCACTATCCTGGAGGGAGCGCATATCGGGAAAAATTGTAAGATTTTTCCGGGGGCTGTTATTTCTGCCATTCCTCAGGATCTTAAATTCAAGGGAGAGAAGACAATCGTCGAGATTGGTGATAACACGACCATCCGGGAGTGTGCGACTATAAATAGAGGTACTGCCGCTAAGGGGGTAACTAAAGTCGGGAGCAATTGTTTGATCATGGCCTACGTGCATATTGCGCATGACTGCGAGATCGGGGATAATTGCATTATCACGAATGCTTGTCAGTTGGCCGGTGAGGTCGTAGTGGATGATTTCGCTATTATCGGTGGAATGTCTGCCGTGCATCAGTTCGTACATATCGGTCGTCACGTGATGATTCAGGGAGGCTCTTTGATTGGTAAGGATGTACCTCCTTACGTGAAAGCCGGAAGATTACCTTTATCTTATGCAGGTGTGAATTCGATCGGTTTGCGCCGTCGCGGATTCGTGAACGAAAAAATCAACGAGATTCAGGATATATACCGGATCCTTTTCCAATCCGGGTTGAACAATTCTGATGCGGTGGAACGAATCGAGGCCGAGATGCCGGCATCCAAAGAACGTGACGAGATCATTATGTTCGTGCGTAACAGCAAACGGGGTGTCATGAAAGGCTATATGGGATAA